A single window of Labeo rohita strain BAU-BD-2019 chromosome 4, IGBB_LRoh.1.0, whole genome shotgun sequence DNA harbors:
- the plxnb2a.1 gene encoding plexin-B2a isoform X7 produces the protein MAWRPLAALSLLLCFGLSCCEDTQDHFLSDKVINNVVQDPQTGRIYLGAVNNIYQLNYDLQKESSAVTGPKNDNPQCTPPITAQCTDAKEMDNINKLLLINSANGTLIVCGSLFRGICSLVNLHSVDKPVYYSDTKGEKTYVASTEETVAVVGVISYFIDANTNANLSVFVVGKGYGSSDSSKLISTRLLQEHGEMDVFENMVEASTVQASPFVQRYLHDFRHAFKHNGYIYFLFSRTSGSSDSRNITFIARLCEDDHHYYSYTELQLNCSTSTEQQENKYNKVQAAYLAKPGKVLAGKNPNDKVLFAVFSTDTDGRGSALCMYPLSSINARLEEVIESCYIGEVEDEKPKTVYSPYISKTEAICKTKRDQKNMVKEYKCGAEFLPSPLASKPEYALTVKSIFTRNDMLTAVAVAVENEHTVAFLGTSGADVLKVHLDPHQPYLYSKIPGERSDGRVNKNLFFNSTLDILYITTGRKITKVPVQACEQKHDCQSCVSQRDPYCGWCVLEGRCTRKKDCHKGAGENAWLWSPKQTCVTIKSFEPPNISCKKTERTQVRINITSLPSISSPDKLNCEFDTYKSDGAMEGTQVICDFPTSDHIPSTPETQDFVAVPVKITVNGGIEVATSAFKFYNCAAVVKRSENTPCIACVTSEWGCQWNTHDHTCSDKGDTVTDSNIIQHGQGDKCPQFEIPEPLLIPVGFVTPIQFQGKNLDRYKDHTFQIGTELMKQVGEVTVEADGSKYSFKGYEFEYDKEPEVNVTFYVKDKATGRKIDSTLRVVLYNCSVRREDCSLCKNAHSKYNCVWCDTSKSCIYRNRCSEEAKQCPDPKITDITPRYGPMNGQISVTIKGSNLGIKQEDIKNITVAGVPCTHQPEKYSVSTSVVCEIGPSEHSQVGVVEVEVEGGRPGRSEVLFTYRDPVPQAVSPSKGPAAGGTIITITGEDLDTASKEDISITVEREPCEVLTFGREITCRTGPYKGQKIPSDKLSVTVKYGKDTSKEVSGFEYSANPKITNYEPRASFVCGGRKIQVTGSGFDQVQRVTMRVLPSSDEFNQKSSAYIEFSQEVSNRSETLLEFLSPVVNKTYINQSLRTIIQLDNLVENLTEFVYHQDPWFDTLTDKAITEGTIISVHGKGFSKAMTAKEAQAFVGDELCLVTILEDDKLFLVAPARPPKSTSRRHRRDTSSEAMELTIKFGNGEWNVGSVRFERKYEVPLYIIIPAVLIPMVLFIAVSIYCYRRKSQQAEREYEKIKNQLANLEESVRDRCKKEFTDLMIEMEDHTSDLNEARIPFLDYKNYTNRVFFLPSKDGANDVMITGKLDIPESRRAIVDQALNQFSNLLNSKTFLINFIRTLEGRQEFNARNKVYFASLLTVALHGKLEYYTDIMRTLLLELMEEYVHSKNPKLMLRRSETVVERMLCNWMSICLYQFLKDSAGEPLYKLFKAIKHQVEKGPVDAKMKKAKYTLNDTGLLGDDVEYTVLTLHVLVHGEGPDVTPVKVLNCDTISQVKEKIIEQVYRNLPYTQRPTVDSVALEWRPGSTGQILSDLDLTSQKDGRWKRINTLAHYNVRDCATVVLSRVLHTQQSFDQNQDYHEERNALLEDDKVFHLVRPADELDEVKSKRGSMKDKSTTKAITEIYLTRLLSMKGTLQQFVDDFFRSVLCSGTVVPPAVKYFFDFLDEQAQKHDNVDDETIHIWKTNSLPLRFWVNILKNPHFIFDVHVTEVVDASLSVIAQTFMDACTKTEHKLTRESPSNKLLYAKEISTYKKMVDDYYKGIRQMVPVSDQDMNTHLAEISRSHTDKLNTQVALHQLYQYASKYYDGIISSLEDDPAAQSKQLTLRLQQIAAALENKVTDL, from the exons ATGGCGTGGAGGCCCCTGGCAGCGTTGTCCCTGCTGCTGTGTTTTGGCTTATCTTGCTGTGAAGATACTCAAGATCATTTCTTGTCTGATAAAGTCATCAACAATGTCGTTCAGGACCCTCAAACCGGTCGAATTTACCTGGGTGCTGTAAATAACATCTATCAGCTTAACTATGACCTGCAGAAAGAGAGCAGTGCTGTAACAGGCCCTAAGAATGACAACCCACAATGCACTCCACCAATCACTGCACAGTGCACTGACGCAAAGGAAATGGACAACATCAACAAACTCCTACTTATTAACTCTGCCAATGGCACCTTGATCGTTTGCGGAAGCCTTTTCAGGGGCATCTGCTCTTTGGTAAACCTCCACAGCGTGGACAAACCGGTGTACTACAGTGACACCAAAGGCGAGAAGACGTATGTAGCCAGCACAGAGGAAACAGTCGCCGTAGTGGGAGTAATTTCCTATTTTATAGATGCTAATACTAATGCTAACCTCAGCGTATTTGTAGTGGGGAAGGGCTATGGTAGCTCGGACAGTTCAAAACTCATCAGCACCCGATTGCTGCAGGAGCATGGAGAAATGGATGTGTTTGAGAACATGGTTGAAGCTTCCACTGTGCAAGCCAGTCCTTTCGTCCAGCGTTATCTCCATGACTTTCGCCATGCTTTCAAGCACAACGGCTACATCTATTTCCTGTTCTCGCGCACTTCAGGCAGCAGTGACAGCAGGAATATCACATTTATTGCACGCCTATGCGAGGATGACCATCATTATTATTCTTACACCGAACTTCAGCTCAACTGCTCTACCAGCACTGAACAACAGGAGAACAAGTACAACAAGGTCCAAGCGGCGTATCTGGCCAAACCAGGAAAAGTTTtggctgggaaaaatcccaaCGATAAGGTTCTGTTTGCGGTGTTCAGCACGGATACGGATGGCAGAGGTTCAGCCTTGTGCATGTACCCGCTCAGCAGCATAAATGCCAGGCTTGAGGAGGTGATTGAGTCCTGCTACATAGGAGAAGTGGAGGACGAGAAACCAAAGACTGTGTATTCACCCTACATCTCCAAGACCGAGGCCATCTGCAAGACCAAAAGAGAC CAGAAGAACATGGTGAAGGAATATAAATGTGGCGCAGAGTTCCTGCCATCTCCACTAGCCAGTAAACCTGAGTATGCTCTGACTGTCAAATCCATCTTCACCCGAAATGACATGCTGACAGCTGTAGCTGTGGCAGTGGAGAATGAGCACACTGTGGCATTCTTGGGAACCAGCGGAGCAGATGTCTTAAAG GTGCATCTTGACCCCCACCAGCCTTACCTTTATAGCAAGATTCCAGGGGAACGCTCAGATGGTAGGGTGaacaaaaacctgttttttaaTTCAACTTTGGACATCTTGTACATCACCACTGGTAGAAAG ATCACCAAAGTGCCAGTGCAGGCCTGTGAGCAGAAGCATGATTGTCAATCATGTGTGTCCCAACGGGATCCATATTGTGGCTGGTGTGTGTTGGAGGGCCG TTGTACTAGGAAAAAGGATTGTCACAAAGGAGCAGGAGAGAACGCCTGGTTGTGGAgtccaaaacaaacatgtgtaaCTATTAAGTCCTTCGAGCCCCCCAACATCAGCTGCAAGAAAACAGAGCGTACACAG GTGAGGATTAACATCACCTCCCTCCCCAGTATCAGCAGTCCTGATAAACTTAACTGCGAGTTTGATACCTACAAAAGTGACGGAGCTATGGAAGGCACGCAGGTCATCTGTGATTTCCCGACCTCTGATCACATACCGTCCACACCTGAGACACAAG ATTTTGTGGCAGTGCCAGTGAAGATCACGGTAAATGGCGGCATTGAAGTGGCAACCAGTGCTTTCAAGTTCTACAACTGTGCAGCCGTGGTAAAGAGATCGGAGAATACGCC ATGCATCGCATGTGTGACTAGTGAGTGGGGCTGCCAATGGAACACTCACGATCACACATGCAGTGATAAAGGTGACACTGTCACGGATTCTAATATCATCCAACACGGGCAG GGTGACAAGTGTCCTCAGTTTGAGATTCCAGAACCTCTGCTTATTCCTGTTGGATTTGTAACCCCTATTCAATTTCAAGGCAAAAATTTGGATAGATATAAG GACCACACCTTTCAGATCGGCACCGAACTCATGAAACAGGTGGGCGAGGTGACTGTGGAGGCTGATGGGTCAAAGTACAGTTTTAAGGGATATGAG TTTGAATATGACAAAGAGCCAGAGGTGAATGTGACGTTCTACGTAAAGGATAAAGCCACGGGTAGGAAGATTGACAGCACCCTCAGAG TGGTGCTCTACAACTGTTCGGTTAGACGTGAGGACTGCAGTTTGTGTAAGAACGCTCATTCAAAGTATAACTGCGTGTGGTGCGACACTTCAAAATCCTGCATCTACAGGAACCGGTGCAGCGAGGAGGCGAAGCAGTGTCCTGATCCAAAGATCACTGAT ATTACTCCTCGGTATGGGCCGATGAATGGACAGATCTCTGTCACGATAAAAGGCTCTAACTTGGGCATCAAGCAGGAGGACATTAAGAACATCACCGTGGCTGGAGTGCCATGTACTCATCAGCCTGAGAAATACTCTGTCAGCACCAG tgttgtGTGTGAGATTGGGCCCAGTGAGCACAGTCAAGTCGGGGTAGTGGAAGTGGAGGTGGAAGGAGGAAGACCAGGACGGTCGGAGGTTTTATTCACTTACAGG GATCCTGTCCCGCAGGCTGTGTCCCCCTCTAAAGGCCCAGCCGCTGGAGGAACCATCATCACTATCACGGGAGAGGACCTGGACACAGCTAGTAAAGAAGACATCAGCATCACAGTGGAGAGAGAACCATGTGAAGT GTTGACATTTGGCCGGGAGATCACCTGCAGGACAGGCCCATATAAAGGACAGAAGATTCCTTCAGATAAATTATCCGTTACTGTAAAGTACGGCAAGGACACTTCCAAAGAAGTCAGCGGATTCGAATACTCAGCCAAtccaaaaattacaaattacgaACCACGGGCTAGCTTTGTTTG CGGAGGCCGTAAGATCCAAGTGACAGGATCTGGATTTGATCAAGTGCAGAGAGTCACCATGCGAGTGCTGCCCTCTTCTGACGAGTTCAATCAAAAGTCGTCTGCCTACATCGAG TTTTCTCAAGAAGTGAGCAACAGGAGTGAGACCTTATTAGAGTTTCTTTCTCCGGTTGTGAACAAGACGTATATAAACCAGTCCTTAAGGACGATCATCCAGCTGGACAACTTGGTGGAAAACTTAACAGAGTTTGTTTACCATCAAGACCCCTGGTTTGATACTTTGACCGATAAAGCCATCACGGAAGGCACCATCATTAGCGTTCAT GGTAAAGGTTTTTCCAAAGCCATGACTGCCAAAGAGGCCCAGGCATTTGTGGGCGATGAGCTATGCCTGGTGACAATCCTTGAGGACGATAAACTGTTCCTCGTGGCCCCCGCCAGACCTCCTAAATCCACCTCCAGACGCCATCGCAGAGACACCAGCTCTGAGGCTATGGAGCTGACG ATCAAATTCGGAAACGGAGAGTGGAATGTTGGCTCTGTTCGCTTTGAGAGGAAATACGAGGTTCCTCTTTACATCATCATTCCTGCTGTCCTGATTCCCATGGTGCTCTTCATTGCAGTGTCGATCTATTGCTACAG GAGGAAAAGCCAGCAGGCAGAACGAGAGTACGAGAAGATCAAAAATCAGCTGGCAAATTTAGAGGAAAGTGTCCGTGATCGGTGTAAAAAAGAGTTTACAG ATCTGATGATAGAGATGGAGGACCACACTAGTGATCTGAACGAAGCTCGAATTCCATTCCTGGACTACAAGAACTACACCAACCGCGTTTTCTTCCTGCCCTCCAAAGATGGAGCCAATGATGTCATGATCACTGGCAAGCTTGACATCCCAGAATCCCGCAGAGCCATTGTAGACCAGGCGCTCAACCAGTTCTCCAATCTCCTGAACAGCAAAACCTTTCTTATTAAT TTCATTCGTACCCTGGAGGGCAGGCAGGAGTTCAATGCCAGGAATAAGGTTTACTTTGCCTCCTTGTTGACGGTAGCGCTACATGGAAAGCTGGAGTACTACACCGACATCATGAGAACTCTTCTGCTTGAGCTGATGGAGGAATACGTCCACAGCAAGAATCCCAAACTCATGCTGCGCAG GTCCGAGACTGTTGTAGAGAGGATGTTGTGTAACTGGATGTCCATATGTCTCTACCAGTTCCTAAAG gaCTCAGCCGGCGAGCCCCTCTATAAGCTCTTTAAGGCCATTAAACACCAGGTGGAAAAAGGTCCAGTTGATGCCAAGATGAAAAAAGCCAAGTACACTCTGAACGACACCGGACTTCTGGGAGATGATGTTGAGTACACCGTTTTG ACCCTGCATGTGTTGGTCCATGGCGAGGGTCCCGACGTGACCCCTGTCAAAGTCCTGAACTGCGACACCATCTCTCAAGTGAAGGAGAAGATCATCGAGCAGGTGTACAGGAATCTGCCGTACACCCAGAGACCCACGGTGGACAGCGTCGCACTCG AGTGGCGCCCTGGATCTACAGGGCAGATCTTGTCCGATCTGGATTTGACGTCGCAGAAAGATGGAAGGTGGAAACGGATCAACACACTGGCACattataat GTAAGGGATTGTGCCACCGTGGTCTTGTCCCGAGTTTTGCACACCCAGCAGTCTTTCGACCAGAACCAAGACTACCATGAAGAAA GAAACGCTTTGCTGGAGGACGATAAAGTATTTCACCTGGTGAGACCGGCAGACGAGCTGGATGAGGTGAAATCAAAGAGAGGAAGTATGAAAGACAAGTCCACGACGAAAGCCATCACTGAGATTTACCTGACCAGACTCCTCTCTATGAAG GGCACGTTGCAGCAGTTTGTGGATGATTTCTTCCGCAGTGTGTTGTGCTCCGGGACTGTGGTTCCTCCTGCAGTCAAGTATTTCTTTGACTTCCTGGACGAACAAGCACAGAAAC
- the plxnb2a.1 gene encoding plexin-B2a isoform X8 encodes MAWRPLAALSLLLCFGLSCCEDTQDHFLSDKVINNVVQDPQTGRIYLGAVNNIYQLNYDLQKESSAVTGPKNDNPQCTPPITAQCTDAKEMDNINKLLLINSANGTLIVCGSLFRGICSLVNLHSVDKPVYYSDTKGEKTYVASTEETVAVVGVISYFIDANTNANLSVFVVGKGYGSSDSSKLISTRLLQEHGEMDVFENMVEASTVQASPFVQRYLHDFRHAFKHNGYIYFLFSRTSGSSDSRNITFIARLCEDDHHYYSYTELQLNCSTSTEQQENKYNKVQAAYLAKPGKVLAGKNPNDKVLFAVFSTDTDGRGSALCMYPLSSINARLEEVIESCYIGEVEDEKPKTVYSPYISKTEAICKTKRDKNMVKEYKCGAEFLPSPLASKPEYALTVKSIFTRNDMLTAVAVAVENEHTVAFLGTSGADVLKVHLDPHQPYLYSKIPGERSDGRVNKNLFFNSTLDILYITTGRKITKVPVQACEQKHDCQSCVSQRDPYCGWCVLEGRCTRKKDCHKGAGENAWLWSPKQTCVTIKSFEPPNISCKKTERTQVRINITSLPSISSPDKLNCEFDTYKSDGAMEGTQVICDFPTSDHIPSTPETQDFVAVPVKITVNGGIEVATSAFKFYNCAAVVKRSENTPCIACVTSEWGCQWNTHDHTCSDKGDTVTDSNIIQHGQGDKCPQFEIPEPLLIPVGFVTPIQFQGKNLDRYKDHTFQIGTELMKQVGEVTVEADGSKYSFKGYEFEYDKEPEVNVTFYVKDKATGRKIDSTLRVVLYNCSVRREDCSLCKNAHSKYNCVWCDTSKSCIYRNRCSEEAKQCPDPKITDITPRYGPMNGQISVTIKGSNLGIKQEDIKNITVAGVPCTHQPEKYSVSTSVVCEIGPSEHSQVGVVEVEVEGGRPGRSEVLFTYRDPVPQAVSPSKGPAAGGTIITITGEDLDTASKEDISITVEREPCEVLTFGREITCRTGPYKGQKIPSDKLSVTVKYGKDTSKEVSGFEYSANPKITNYEPRASFVCGGRKIQVTGSGFDQVQRVTMRVLPSSDEFNQKSSAYIEFSQEVSNRSETLLEFLSPVVNKTYINQSLRTIIQLDNLVENLTEFVYHQDPWFDTLTDKAITEGTIISVHGKGFSKAMTAKEAQAFVGDELCLVTILEDDKLFLVAPARPPKSTSRRHRRDTSSEAMELTIKFGNGEWNVGSVRFERKYEVPLYIIIPAVLIPMVLFIAVSIYCYRRKSQQAEREYEKIKNQLANLEESVRDRCKKEFTDLMIEMEDHTSDLNEARIPFLDYKNYTNRVFFLPSKDGANDVMITGKLDIPESRRAIVDQALNQFSNLLNSKTFLINFIRTLEGRQEFNARNKVYFASLLTVALHGKLEYYTDIMRTLLLELMEEYVHSKNPKLMLRRSETVVERMLCNWMSICLYQFLKDSAGEPLYKLFKAIKHQVEKGPVDAKMKKAKYTLNDTGLLGDDVEYTVLTLHVLVHGEGPDVTPVKVLNCDTISQVKEKIIEQVYRNLPYTQRPTVDSVALEWRPGSTGQILSDLDLTSQKDGRWKRINTLAHYNVRDCATVVLSRVLHTQQSFDQNQDYHEERNALLEDDKVFHLVRPADELDEVKSKRGSMKDKSTTKAITEIYLTRLLSMKGTLQQFVDDFFRSVLCSGTVVPPAVKYFFDFLDEQAQKHDNVDDETIHIWKTNSLPLRFWVNILKNPHFIFDVHVTEVVDASLSVIAQTFMDACTKTEHKLTRESPSNKLLYAKEISTYKKMVDDYYKGIRQMVPVSDQDMNTHLAEISRSHTDKLNTQVALHQLYQYASKYYDGIISSLEDDPAAQSKQLTLRLQQIAAALENKVTDL; translated from the exons ATGGCGTGGAGGCCCCTGGCAGCGTTGTCCCTGCTGCTGTGTTTTGGCTTATCTTGCTGTGAAGATACTCAAGATCATTTCTTGTCTGATAAAGTCATCAACAATGTCGTTCAGGACCCTCAAACCGGTCGAATTTACCTGGGTGCTGTAAATAACATCTATCAGCTTAACTATGACCTGCAGAAAGAGAGCAGTGCTGTAACAGGCCCTAAGAATGACAACCCACAATGCACTCCACCAATCACTGCACAGTGCACTGACGCAAAGGAAATGGACAACATCAACAAACTCCTACTTATTAACTCTGCCAATGGCACCTTGATCGTTTGCGGAAGCCTTTTCAGGGGCATCTGCTCTTTGGTAAACCTCCACAGCGTGGACAAACCGGTGTACTACAGTGACACCAAAGGCGAGAAGACGTATGTAGCCAGCACAGAGGAAACAGTCGCCGTAGTGGGAGTAATTTCCTATTTTATAGATGCTAATACTAATGCTAACCTCAGCGTATTTGTAGTGGGGAAGGGCTATGGTAGCTCGGACAGTTCAAAACTCATCAGCACCCGATTGCTGCAGGAGCATGGAGAAATGGATGTGTTTGAGAACATGGTTGAAGCTTCCACTGTGCAAGCCAGTCCTTTCGTCCAGCGTTATCTCCATGACTTTCGCCATGCTTTCAAGCACAACGGCTACATCTATTTCCTGTTCTCGCGCACTTCAGGCAGCAGTGACAGCAGGAATATCACATTTATTGCACGCCTATGCGAGGATGACCATCATTATTATTCTTACACCGAACTTCAGCTCAACTGCTCTACCAGCACTGAACAACAGGAGAACAAGTACAACAAGGTCCAAGCGGCGTATCTGGCCAAACCAGGAAAAGTTTtggctgggaaaaatcccaaCGATAAGGTTCTGTTTGCGGTGTTCAGCACGGATACGGATGGCAGAGGTTCAGCCTTGTGCATGTACCCGCTCAGCAGCATAAATGCCAGGCTTGAGGAGGTGATTGAGTCCTGCTACATAGGAGAAGTGGAGGACGAGAAACCAAAGACTGTGTATTCACCCTACATCTCCAAGACCGAGGCCATCTGCAAGACCAAAAGAGAC AAGAACATGGTGAAGGAATATAAATGTGGCGCAGAGTTCCTGCCATCTCCACTAGCCAGTAAACCTGAGTATGCTCTGACTGTCAAATCCATCTTCACCCGAAATGACATGCTGACAGCTGTAGCTGTGGCAGTGGAGAATGAGCACACTGTGGCATTCTTGGGAACCAGCGGAGCAGATGTCTTAAAG GTGCATCTTGACCCCCACCAGCCTTACCTTTATAGCAAGATTCCAGGGGAACGCTCAGATGGTAGGGTGaacaaaaacctgttttttaaTTCAACTTTGGACATCTTGTACATCACCACTGGTAGAAAG ATCACCAAAGTGCCAGTGCAGGCCTGTGAGCAGAAGCATGATTGTCAATCATGTGTGTCCCAACGGGATCCATATTGTGGCTGGTGTGTGTTGGAGGGCCG TTGTACTAGGAAAAAGGATTGTCACAAAGGAGCAGGAGAGAACGCCTGGTTGTGGAgtccaaaacaaacatgtgtaaCTATTAAGTCCTTCGAGCCCCCCAACATCAGCTGCAAGAAAACAGAGCGTACACAG GTGAGGATTAACATCACCTCCCTCCCCAGTATCAGCAGTCCTGATAAACTTAACTGCGAGTTTGATACCTACAAAAGTGACGGAGCTATGGAAGGCACGCAGGTCATCTGTGATTTCCCGACCTCTGATCACATACCGTCCACACCTGAGACACAAG ATTTTGTGGCAGTGCCAGTGAAGATCACGGTAAATGGCGGCATTGAAGTGGCAACCAGTGCTTTCAAGTTCTACAACTGTGCAGCCGTGGTAAAGAGATCGGAGAATACGCC ATGCATCGCATGTGTGACTAGTGAGTGGGGCTGCCAATGGAACACTCACGATCACACATGCAGTGATAAAGGTGACACTGTCACGGATTCTAATATCATCCAACACGGGCAG GGTGACAAGTGTCCTCAGTTTGAGATTCCAGAACCTCTGCTTATTCCTGTTGGATTTGTAACCCCTATTCAATTTCAAGGCAAAAATTTGGATAGATATAAG GACCACACCTTTCAGATCGGCACCGAACTCATGAAACAGGTGGGCGAGGTGACTGTGGAGGCTGATGGGTCAAAGTACAGTTTTAAGGGATATGAG TTTGAATATGACAAAGAGCCAGAGGTGAATGTGACGTTCTACGTAAAGGATAAAGCCACGGGTAGGAAGATTGACAGCACCCTCAGAG TGGTGCTCTACAACTGTTCGGTTAGACGTGAGGACTGCAGTTTGTGTAAGAACGCTCATTCAAAGTATAACTGCGTGTGGTGCGACACTTCAAAATCCTGCATCTACAGGAACCGGTGCAGCGAGGAGGCGAAGCAGTGTCCTGATCCAAAGATCACTGAT ATTACTCCTCGGTATGGGCCGATGAATGGACAGATCTCTGTCACGATAAAAGGCTCTAACTTGGGCATCAAGCAGGAGGACATTAAGAACATCACCGTGGCTGGAGTGCCATGTACTCATCAGCCTGAGAAATACTCTGTCAGCACCAG tgttgtGTGTGAGATTGGGCCCAGTGAGCACAGTCAAGTCGGGGTAGTGGAAGTGGAGGTGGAAGGAGGAAGACCAGGACGGTCGGAGGTTTTATTCACTTACAGG GATCCTGTCCCGCAGGCTGTGTCCCCCTCTAAAGGCCCAGCCGCTGGAGGAACCATCATCACTATCACGGGAGAGGACCTGGACACAGCTAGTAAAGAAGACATCAGCATCACAGTGGAGAGAGAACCATGTGAAGT GTTGACATTTGGCCGGGAGATCACCTGCAGGACAGGCCCATATAAAGGACAGAAGATTCCTTCAGATAAATTATCCGTTACTGTAAAGTACGGCAAGGACACTTCCAAAGAAGTCAGCGGATTCGAATACTCAGCCAAtccaaaaattacaaattacgaACCACGGGCTAGCTTTGTTTG CGGAGGCCGTAAGATCCAAGTGACAGGATCTGGATTTGATCAAGTGCAGAGAGTCACCATGCGAGTGCTGCCCTCTTCTGACGAGTTCAATCAAAAGTCGTCTGCCTACATCGAG TTTTCTCAAGAAGTGAGCAACAGGAGTGAGACCTTATTAGAGTTTCTTTCTCCGGTTGTGAACAAGACGTATATAAACCAGTCCTTAAGGACGATCATCCAGCTGGACAACTTGGTGGAAAACTTAACAGAGTTTGTTTACCATCAAGACCCCTGGTTTGATACTTTGACCGATAAAGCCATCACGGAAGGCACCATCATTAGCGTTCAT GGTAAAGGTTTTTCCAAAGCCATGACTGCCAAAGAGGCCCAGGCATTTGTGGGCGATGAGCTATGCCTGGTGACAATCCTTGAGGACGATAAACTGTTCCTCGTGGCCCCCGCCAGACCTCCTAAATCCACCTCCAGACGCCATCGCAGAGACACCAGCTCTGAGGCTATGGAGCTGACG ATCAAATTCGGAAACGGAGAGTGGAATGTTGGCTCTGTTCGCTTTGAGAGGAAATACGAGGTTCCTCTTTACATCATCATTCCTGCTGTCCTGATTCCCATGGTGCTCTTCATTGCAGTGTCGATCTATTGCTACAG GAGGAAAAGCCAGCAGGCAGAACGAGAGTACGAGAAGATCAAAAATCAGCTGGCAAATTTAGAGGAAAGTGTCCGTGATCGGTGTAAAAAAGAGTTTACAG ATCTGATGATAGAGATGGAGGACCACACTAGTGATCTGAACGAAGCTCGAATTCCATTCCTGGACTACAAGAACTACACCAACCGCGTTTTCTTCCTGCCCTCCAAAGATGGAGCCAATGATGTCATGATCACTGGCAAGCTTGACATCCCAGAATCCCGCAGAGCCATTGTAGACCAGGCGCTCAACCAGTTCTCCAATCTCCTGAACAGCAAAACCTTTCTTATTAAT TTCATTCGTACCCTGGAGGGCAGGCAGGAGTTCAATGCCAGGAATAAGGTTTACTTTGCCTCCTTGTTGACGGTAGCGCTACATGGAAAGCTGGAGTACTACACCGACATCATGAGAACTCTTCTGCTTGAGCTGATGGAGGAATACGTCCACAGCAAGAATCCCAAACTCATGCTGCGCAG GTCCGAGACTGTTGTAGAGAGGATGTTGTGTAACTGGATGTCCATATGTCTCTACCAGTTCCTAAAG gaCTCAGCCGGCGAGCCCCTCTATAAGCTCTTTAAGGCCATTAAACACCAGGTGGAAAAAGGTCCAGTTGATGCCAAGATGAAAAAAGCCAAGTACACTCTGAACGACACCGGACTTCTGGGAGATGATGTTGAGTACACCGTTTTG ACCCTGCATGTGTTGGTCCATGGCGAGGGTCCCGACGTGACCCCTGTCAAAGTCCTGAACTGCGACACCATCTCTCAAGTGAAGGAGAAGATCATCGAGCAGGTGTACAGGAATCTGCCGTACACCCAGAGACCCACGGTGGACAGCGTCGCACTCG AGTGGCGCCCTGGATCTACAGGGCAGATCTTGTCCGATCTGGATTTGACGTCGCAGAAAGATGGAAGGTGGAAACGGATCAACACACTGGCACattataat GTAAGGGATTGTGCCACCGTGGTCTTGTCCCGAGTTTTGCACACCCAGCAGTCTTTCGACCAGAACCAAGACTACCATGAAGAAA GAAACGCTTTGCTGGAGGACGATAAAGTATTTCACCTGGTGAGACCGGCAGACGAGCTGGATGAGGTGAAATCAAAGAGAGGAAGTATGAAAGACAAGTCCACGACGAAAGCCATCACTGAGATTTACCTGACCAGACTCCTCTCTATGAAG GGCACGTTGCAGCAGTTTGTGGATGATTTCTTCCGCAGTGTGTTGTGCTCCGGGACTGTGGTTCCTCCTGCAGTCAAGTATTTCTTTGACTTCCTGGACGAACAAGCACAGAAAC